The nucleotide sequence ATTCAGATGATAAGGAAGGCGAGGATGGAGAAGAGTGGCGTTATGATTTTCGTCCGACCCGTACGGTTGATCATGTCATTGGCAAGCCAGCTTTAAAGTTCCCACATGAAAGGGAAGAATGGATCTCTGCCCCAGAAGGAAGCAAATGGTATCAAAAAACTGGCATGTACAAAGGCGATACGTACTGGGAAATGAGAGATAAGCTTGTGGACTATGATCCGGGTGAGCGTTTAGAACAGCATTGGTACAAGTCTGTGGTCCGTCCAACATTTGGACCTGGTTTCTTTTATCCATACCGCGAAGGAAACATTTTCTACTTAAATGTTCCGGCTTGGGGTGATGCAGACTTAGGACACGCAGGTTTTATGGATGAGTCTTCTCATAACAATTCAAAGTTAACACTTTACCAAGAAGATAAATTTGTAAAAGAACAAAATAGTCAGGCACTGCTTTCTTGGCAATATAATCATCCAGTTGAACGAACACAATACCGTCTCGTGGGTGAAAGTTCTCGCGATGCAGAAGTCTTTAGCAGTTCTGTACGAACAAAAACGGAGTGGACGTTCTGGTCAGCGTACGTAGGACCTAAGAAAACAACTGTACCCCTTCTAGAGCTAGGGTATGATGTTAAGACTGACATCTATAATCGTGTTCAGGCGAGCAGTGCAACACAGATTGTTTTATCTGCAGAACATATGGAAGACGCTGTAGGAGCTGGGAAGATCGAGGGAGCAACTCTTGAAGTTTCCTTTGACGAGGGACATACGTGGAAAGACGTTCCGCTTACAGCAGAAGCAGACAAGTGGAAAGGTACTATTAAAAATCCGAATGAACCAGGGGGTTCCGTTTCACTTCGTGCAGCTGCATGGGACGATGCCGGAAATAAGATAAAGCAAGATGTCATCAAGGCGTATGTATTAAAATAATGATCATTTGTAGACGATTCCCATTTCAACTTTGTTGGAATGGGGTTTTTTTGAAATAAATGAGCATTGAATACTTTTTTAATCATGCTTATTCGAAAATCTCATTACAAAAATGGGAAGTTTTTTATAAAAGATGGAATACCATGGAATGATTGACCTCCCTATACTTTTCTTGTAAAAAAGACGGGTCAAAAGCCTAGTGTGAACATGCTCAAAGTAGGAAACATTATACCTGATACTAGAAAAAATAGGTTATAGGAGGGATGCACATGTTTGGTTTTGAAGATGTTTGGAAGTTTTTCTTTTCATTCTTTCTCGTTTTACCGATCGTTACGTTTATTCACGAAGCAGGTCATCTCTTTTTCGGAAAAATAACGGGTGGCAAAGTCAGCATTCATATCGGAAGTGGAAATAGACTGTTTAAGATTGGTCCCTGTAACGTTCGCAAATTGTATTTTTGGGACGGCTGGTGTGAATATGAAAATTTGAAAAATCATACACGCAGACACCTCGTGTTAGTGTATTTGGGTGGACCATTATTTACGATTCTGAGCATGCTGATCGTGAACATGCTGATCTATATGAAAGTATTTGAACCGGGCATCTTCACTTACCAATTTGTGTACTTTTCCTTTTATTTCGTCTTTTTCTCTCTGATTCCAATTGAGCAAAACGGATATCCGACAGATGGGAAAGCGGCGTGGGATGTATTAAAACAGAAGACGCTGAAAAATAACCCTCTCGGTTAAATAGAGATGACGTAACGTTTGGATGAATGCGGTCCAGACGTTTTTTGCGTTTTTGAAGGCATAAATAGAGTTATATACATTGTCCATGTGGTAAGATAATTTCAATCTTAGTTGGTATGTCGGACAAAACAAATGAATACTTTTTAGGGGAAACGGGGGATTTAGGATGAAACCGATATGGCTTGGTATTGCGGCAGCCTTTTTCTTTGGGGTGACGTTCATATTGAATCGTTCAATGGATTTATCGGGCGGAAGCTGGCATTGGAGTGCGGCCCTTCGCTTTTTTTACATGGTTCCACTTTTATGGATCATCGTTTGGATGCGTGGAAACGTGCGTCCTGTTTTTGAAGAGTTACGAGCTCGGTTTGGCACGTGGTTTTTATGGAGTTCGGTTGGGTTTGTGCTCTTTTATGCGCCGATTACGTATGCAGCTGGCTTTGGCGAAGCATGGCTCGTAGCGGCGACTTGGCAGATTACGATTGTAGCAGGATCTCTTCTTGTTCCGTTCTTTTATGAAGGAGAAGGAAAGAATAAAGCAGGTGCGTCAAGGCAAAAAATACCGTTTAAAGGTCTAGGGTTTTCTGTCATTATTTTAGCAGGAGTCGCACTCGTTCAAGTGCAAGAAGCGAGCGGGGTGAATGGATCGGCTTGGCTGAACGTTGTACTGCCGGTTTTAATTGCCGCAATCGCTTATCCGCTCGGCAACCGAAAGATGATGTTCGTGACCAACAAACGGCTTGATGCGTTTCAGCGTGCGTTCGGCATGACGATAGCCTCATTGCCGTGGTGGATTGTTTTGGCTGTGGTCGGCTGGCTCGAAAGCGGACCGCCAACGAATGATCAGCTGTGGCAGACGTTTTTAGTGGCAATCTCGTCAGGTGTCATCGCAACCGTACTCTTTTTCCAAGCAACCGACCTTTGCGCGAACAACCCTGTGAAACTGGCAGGTGTGGAAGCTACGCAATCAGCAGAAATTATTTTCGTGCTAGCAGGTGAGATGTGGTTGTTATCGATTGCGAGCCCAACTTTCATTTCAATGCTCGGCGTTATCATCATCATGCTGGGCATGTTTTTACACAGCTATTATGGAAAAACAGAGGTCGTTCAAAAAAAATCTATGAAACTTGCAAAATGATGAATAAAATTATGTGAGCTGGGAATAGTAGTACTACCCCCCCTTTTTATATAGTTAATTTGGAGCAACCGCTGCCCGTAGCAGCGGTTGTTTTTTTTGTGCAAAAAAGGAATCCGACATATCTGTGCATAATAAGTCGGGTAGGATTCAAAAGCTCCTGTTATTGTTGAGTTGAAAGGAGGCGTTCGTATGGATTCGCTTCAAAGAATGAATGACGCGCTGAACTATATCGAGGAAAATTTGGCAGACGATATCGATTATAAGGAAATAGCAAAGCGTGCCTATTGCTCCGAATATCATTTTAAAAGAATGTTTTCATTCTTAGCGGGTGTTCCACTATCGGAATATATTCGCCGCAGACGCCTGACTTCTGCAGCATTTGAACTAGCGAACGGTGAAACAAAGGTCATTGATCTAGCTGTAAAATATGGCTACCGTTCACCGGATGCTTTTACAAAAGCGTTTCAACAGTTGCACGGTATAACACCATCAGAGGCTCGGAGGAACGGTCATTCTTTAAAAGCATTTCCGCGCATGTCCTTTCAACTATCGGTAAAAGGAGGAAATGAAATGAACTATCGCATTGTCGAAAAAGAGGCGTTCCGCATTGTGGGAATGAAGAAACGAGTTCCATTGATTTTTGAAGGAGTAAATCCAGAGATTGCTGCTATGTGGCAGAGTCTAAACATGGACACCATTAACGAGCTTAAGCAGCTATCGA is from Fictibacillus sp. b24 and encodes:
- a CDS encoding site-2 protease family protein, whose translation is MFGFEDVWKFFFSFFLVLPIVTFIHEAGHLFFGKITGGKVSIHIGSGNRLFKIGPCNVRKLYFWDGWCEYENLKNHTRRHLVLVYLGGPLFTILSMLIVNMLIYMKVFEPGIFTYQFVYFSFYFVFFSLIPIEQNGYPTDGKAAWDVLKQKTLKNNPLG
- a CDS encoding DMT family transporter, encoding MKPIWLGIAAAFFFGVTFILNRSMDLSGGSWHWSAALRFFYMVPLLWIIVWMRGNVRPVFEELRARFGTWFLWSSVGFVLFYAPITYAAGFGEAWLVAATWQITIVAGSLLVPFFYEGEGKNKAGASRQKIPFKGLGFSVIILAGVALVQVQEASGVNGSAWLNVVLPVLIAAIAYPLGNRKMMFVTNKRLDAFQRAFGMTIASLPWWIVLAVVGWLESGPPTNDQLWQTFLVAISSGVIATVLFFQATDLCANNPVKLAGVEATQSAEIIFVLAGEMWLLSIASPTFISMLGVIIIMLGMFLHSYYGKTEVVQKKSMKLAK
- a CDS encoding AraC family transcriptional regulator — its product is MDSLQRMNDALNYIEENLADDIDYKEIAKRAYCSEYHFKRMFSFLAGVPLSEYIRRRRLTSAAFELANGETKVIDLAVKYGYRSPDAFTKAFQQLHGITPSEARRNGHSLKAFPRMSFQLSVKGGNEMNYRIVEKEAFRIVGMKKRVPLIFEGVNPEIAAMWQSLNMDTINELKQLSNIEPKGLISASTNFSERVAENSKLDHYIGAATTNECPGHLANLEVAASTWAVFEAVGPFPETLQNVWGRIYAEWFPSSSYEQTEGPEMLWNADKDTSSPTFRSEIWIPVKKK